Proteins from one Bartonella sp. HY328 genomic window:
- a CDS encoding MerR family transcriptional regulator: MEKSPEAFRTISEVADMLGIPQHVLRFWETRFPQVKPMKRAGGRRFYRPNDVDLITGIKRLLYDEGYTIKGVQKLLKDNGVAFVAAIGQGNIDAAEEIARKKQQEQSEDLFPDDIIPDNKTGRKFFGLVKDDEALGVRKPKLSKDSSTLLQEALFELIECKRLLDRARSQ, from the coding sequence ATGGAAAAAAGTCCTGAAGCATTTCGTACAATTAGCGAAGTTGCTGATATGCTTGGGATTCCGCAGCATGTTTTGCGATTTTGGGAGACGCGCTTCCCGCAAGTGAAGCCAATGAAAAGAGCAGGGGGGCGACGTTTTTACCGACCCAATGATGTTGATTTAATTACCGGCATTAAACGGCTTCTTTATGATGAGGGCTACACAATTAAAGGCGTGCAGAAGCTATTAAAAGATAACGGGGTTGCCTTTGTTGCTGCTATTGGGCAGGGTAATATTGATGCTGCTGAAGAAATTGCCCGTAAAAAGCAGCAAGAACAGTCGGAGGATTTATTTCCCGATGATATTATTCCTGATAACAAAACCGGCCGCAAGTTCTTTGGTCTTGTTAAAGATGACGAAGCATTAGGCGTTCGTAAACCAAAACTATCCAAGGATAGCTCAACCCTATTGCAAGAAGCTCTGTTTGAGCTGATTGAGTGCAAGCGGCTTCTCGATCGCGCTCGTAGCCAATGA
- a CDS encoding integration host factor subunit alpha, producing the protein MAGKTVTRADLADAVCREVGLSRTESAALVEMIIDEVCNAIVKGETVKLSSFATFQVRDKNERIGRNPKTGEEVPICPRRVMTFKASNVLKKRVIDGHAASK; encoded by the coding sequence ATGGCAGGTAAAACCGTAACACGTGCAGATTTAGCTGATGCAGTCTGCAGGGAAGTCGGATTATCACGGACAGAGTCTGCAGCTTTGGTTGAAATGATCATTGATGAGGTCTGTAACGCGATTGTAAAGGGGGAGACAGTAAAATTGTCTTCATTTGCAACGTTTCAGGTGCGTGATAAGAATGAGCGTATTGGCCGTAATCCTAAAACCGGTGAAGAAGTGCCAATTTGTCCACGCCGTGTTATGACTTTTAAGGCATCTAATGTGCTTAAAAAGCGCGTTATAGATGGTCATGCTGCTAGCAAATAA
- a CDS encoding beta-ketoacyl-ACP synthase III — MIRSVICGIGAALPRRVVKNSELENIVETSDAWIVQRTGIEQRYIADPDETTVSLGVKAAQAALANANLTIDDIDLIILATATPNHTFPSSATEIQHALGMKHGFAFDMQAVCSGFVFALATADNYVRAQMAKRVLVIGAETFSRILDWQDRTTCVLFGDGAGAVIVEALDEKGTTGDRGILAAKLRSDGSHMEKLFVDGGPSTTQTTGHLRMQGREVFKHAVGMITDVIEDCFAIAKVSVDDLDWFVPHQANKRIIDASAKKMNIPDSKVVITVNQHGNTSAASVPLALEAAVKDGRIKKGDLVLLEAMGGGFTWGAILLRW; from the coding sequence ATGATACGATCTGTGATTTGCGGTATTGGTGCTGCTTTGCCGCGCCGGGTTGTGAAAAACTCCGAGCTTGAAAATATTGTTGAAACCTCAGATGCTTGGATTGTCCAACGTACTGGTATTGAGCAAAGATATATTGCCGATCCTGATGAAACAACTGTTTCTTTAGGTGTAAAAGCGGCGCAAGCTGCCCTAGCAAATGCCAATTTAACCATTGATGATATTGATCTTATCATTTTGGCAACGGCAACACCTAATCATACTTTTCCCTCATCCGCGACTGAAATCCAGCATGCGCTCGGGATGAAACATGGTTTTGCTTTTGATATGCAGGCGGTATGTTCTGGTTTCGTCTTTGCTCTTGCAACGGCTGATAATTATGTGCGCGCGCAAATGGCAAAACGTGTTTTAGTTATTGGTGCTGAAACTTTCTCGCGCATTCTAGACTGGCAGGACCGCACGACATGTGTTCTATTCGGTGATGGTGCTGGAGCTGTTATTGTTGAAGCGTTAGATGAAAAAGGCACGACCGGTGATCGTGGCATTTTAGCTGCCAAATTGCGTTCTGATGGTTCGCATATGGAAAAGCTTTTTGTTGATGGCGGTCCATCGACAACGCAAACCACTGGCCATTTGCGGATGCAAGGGCGTGAAGTCTTTAAACATGCGGTAGGTATGATTACTGATGTGATTGAAGATTGTTTTGCCATTGCTAAGGTTAGTGTTGATGATCTTGATTGGTTCGTTCCCCATCAAGCTAATAAAAGAATTATTGACGCTTCAGCCAAAAAAATGAATATTCCTGATAGTAAAGTGGTTATCACTGTTAATCAGCATGGCAATACATCTGCAGCTTCAGTTCCACTGGCGCTTGAGGCTGCCGTTAAGGATGGGCGGATTAAAAAAGGTGATCTCGTATTGCTTGAAGCAATGGGCGGCGGCTTTACTTGGGGTGCGATCTTATTACGCTGGTAA
- the plsX gene encoding phosphate acyltransferase PlsX → MIKIAVDAMGGDIGPEVTIAGAAIAIKHYPDMELIFYGLADQVEPVLAKYPQLKAVSTFIATETATGMEEKPSQALRNGRNKSSMWFAVEAVKKGEADACVSAGNTGALMAMSYFSLRMLAEAERPGIAGIWPNLRGEGIVLDIGATIGADANQLIDLAVMGAGMCRALYGIKRPTVGLLNVGVEEVKGLDDIKKAGQILKQVELEGLEYKGFVEGNDIGKGTVDVVVTEGFTGNIALKAAEGTARQIAEILKQAMQRSIWTKIGYLFSKSAFKTLREKLDPGRVNGGVLLGLNGVVIKSHGGTDAEGFASALRVGHEMVRNDLLEKIAVDLAYFREHKSKLSLSDEENGE, encoded by the coding sequence GTGATCAAAATTGCTGTCGATGCGATGGGGGGTGATATCGGCCCAGAAGTGACAATAGCCGGTGCCGCGATCGCGATCAAACACTATCCCGATATGGAACTTATTTTTTATGGTTTGGCAGATCAGGTTGAACCTGTATTGGCTAAATATCCGCAGTTAAAAGCTGTTTCAACCTTTATTGCGACTGAAACGGCTACAGGAATGGAAGAAAAGCCAAGTCAAGCTTTGCGCAATGGTCGAAATAAGTCTTCCATGTGGTTTGCTGTTGAGGCGGTTAAAAAAGGTGAGGCAGATGCCTGTGTTTCCGCTGGTAATACCGGTGCTTTAATGGCAATGTCTTATTTTTCTTTACGCATGTTGGCAGAGGCTGAGCGCCCTGGTATTGCAGGTATTTGGCCCAATTTACGCGGTGAAGGCATTGTACTTGATATTGGTGCTACGATTGGAGCAGATGCGAATCAGCTGATTGATCTTGCGGTTATGGGCGCTGGTATGTGCCGTGCACTTTATGGAATCAAACGTCCGACTGTTGGCTTGCTAAATGTTGGTGTGGAAGAGGTTAAAGGACTTGATGACATTAAAAAAGCGGGTCAAATCTTAAAGCAAGTTGAGCTTGAAGGGCTGGAATATAAGGGATTTGTCGAGGGGAATGATATAGGCAAAGGTACTGTCGATGTTGTGGTGACTGAGGGTTTTACCGGCAATATTGCATTGAAAGCTGCTGAGGGAACCGCGAGGCAGATTGCTGAAATTTTAAAACAGGCTATGCAGCGCTCAATTTGGACAAAAATTGGCTATCTTTTTTCAAAAAGCGCTTTTAAAACCTTGCGTGAAAAGCTGGATCCAGGTCGGGTAAATGGCGGTGTTTTGCTTGGTCTTAATGGTGTTGTTATAAAAAGCCATGGCGGAACCGATGCAGAAGGCTTCGCTTCTGCTTTACGTGTTGGGCACGAAATGGTACGTAATGACCTTCTTGAAAAAATTGCAGTTGATCTTGCATATTTTCGCGAGCATAAGAGCAAACTATCATTGTCGGACGAGGAGAACGGCGAATGA
- a CDS encoding DUF177 domain-containing protein has translation MSNNANSLMEFALTFPVNVRSLPPKGVDLTLKTDEKERQALAKNHNLLNIAIFEAKIHVNPWKRQGVKLSGKLHAEITQECIVSAQPVESVINEDIELILVPEGSRLSEVVHNNAHELFLDPDGPDSPDSFKGTEIDVGAIVEEFFELSIDSYPRAAGVEFESAEFGSSDVDDEKEPSPFAVLSGLKQS, from the coding sequence ATGTCAAATAATGCGAACTCTCTTATGGAATTTGCTTTGACATTTCCCGTCAATGTCCGCTCATTGCCACCTAAGGGCGTTGACTTAACTTTAAAAACTGATGAAAAAGAACGCCAAGCATTGGCTAAAAACCATAATTTGCTTAATATTGCAATTTTTGAGGCAAAAATTCACGTTAATCCGTGGAAACGTCAGGGTGTTAAACTTAGCGGTAAATTGCATGCAGAAATAACACAGGAGTGTATTGTTAGTGCACAGCCGGTAGAAAGTGTTATTAATGAAGATATTGAACTCATTCTGGTGCCCGAAGGTAGTCGCCTATCTGAAGTTGTACATAATAACGCCCATGAATTGTTTCTAGATCCAGATGGGCCTGATAGTCCGGATAGTTTTAAAGGCACCGAGATTGATGTAGGTGCCATTGTTGAAGAATTTTTTGAGTTGTCTATTGATTCTTATCCCCGCGCTGCGGGCGTTGAGTTTGAAAGCGCTGAATTTGGGAGTAGTGATGTTGATGACGAAAAAGAACCGTCACCTTTTGCCGTTTTAAGTGGTTTAAAGCAATCATAA
- a CDS encoding outer membrane protein assembly factor BamE, with product MSLSRINFARKRFKNGITIALLAGVAFATTACNSTDLLKTSQTFVEGYVVDQDALDSIPVGSSRDQVLLALGTPSTTAIFDNEVFYYISQTRYRGAQFMKAKIVDRKILAIYFDNKGIVKKIANYGLQDGRLFDFASNTTPTGGRDQSFLNQLIVGSSAAPAGLPTTGR from the coding sequence ATGTCCTTGTCGCGCATAAATTTTGCCCGAAAGCGTTTTAAAAACGGAATAACCATTGCATTGCTTGCTGGTGTTGCTTTTGCGACAACCGCCTGCAATTCAACTGATCTTCTAAAAACAAGCCAAACCTTTGTTGAAGGTTATGTGGTTGATCAAGACGCTCTTGATTCTATTCCAGTTGGTTCAAGCCGTGATCAAGTATTGCTTGCTCTTGGCACGCCTTCAACAACCGCAATTTTTGACAATGAAGTCTTTTATTATATTTCGCAAACACGCTACCGCGGTGCGCAATTTATGAAAGCCAAAATTGTCGATCGCAAAATTTTGGCAATTTATTTTGACAATAAAGGCATCGTCAAGAAAATTGCAAATTATGGCTTGCAAGATGGACGGTTGTTTGACTTCGCGTCAAATACCACCCCAACCGGTGGTCGCGATCAGTCATTCCTTAACCAGTTGATCGTTGGTTCATCGGCAGCACCAGCTGGCCTTCCAACAACAGGTCGTTAA
- a CDS encoding AzlD domain-containing protein — protein sequence MTHNIFAAIAAAALVTFIIRVFPILVLAHRPFPIIIRNWLSFVPTAILTAIIAVEVMGKDEVTSFGVSVALLATLASVVAGFVTRSLFVAIIASILGYLLFQNI from the coding sequence ATGACGCATAACATATTTGCAGCTATTGCAGCGGCAGCATTGGTTACATTTATTATTCGTGTTTTTCCAATTTTGGTTTTGGCGCATCGCCCATTTCCGATTATCATACGCAATTGGCTATCATTTGTGCCAACCGCTATTTTAACCGCTATTATTGCAGTAGAGGTTATGGGCAAGGATGAAGTGACGTCTTTTGGTGTGTCTGTTGCCTTGCTTGCAACATTGGCATCAGTTGTCGCTGGATTTGTGACCCGAAGCCTATTCGTGGCTATCATTGCTAGTATTTTGGGCTATTTATTATTTCAAAATATTTGA
- a CDS encoding AzlC family ABC transporter permease, with the protein MQKENEIKRMAQVYAGVLACIPTLLGYWAIGFACGAVGNVTGFSTFEIAMMSVFIYAGSAQFLFYQFAAAGAGVIAIALAVGFINLRYLLINTYMSQFFSKSSWWEKLVAGALITDETFGVASQYAIKNNNSLPFYWLLGLNVTAWLSWIFANLVGSFFASLLPLWLRDSFSFSLVGMFVGLLLLGWFASRTRILDLIVMAIAIAVIVLTHDIFSSDKILENLSTLIATMVAATIATILLMWRTKKTKVKNNDA; encoded by the coding sequence ATGCAAAAAGAAAATGAAATAAAAAGAATGGCGCAAGTCTATGCAGGAGTACTCGCCTGTATTCCAACATTGCTTGGTTATTGGGCTATTGGCTTTGCTTGTGGTGCTGTTGGAAATGTGACTGGTTTTTCTACATTTGAAATCGCTATGATGAGTGTTTTTATCTATGCGGGATCGGCGCAATTTTTATTTTATCAATTTGCCGCTGCCGGAGCGGGGGTAATTGCAATTGCATTGGCGGTGGGGTTTATAAATTTACGTTATTTGCTGATTAATACTTATATGTCTCAATTTTTTTCCAAGTCTTCTTGGTGGGAAAAGCTTGTTGCTGGTGCATTAATTACCGATGAGACCTTTGGTGTTGCCTCGCAATATGCGATAAAAAATAATAATAGTTTGCCATTTTATTGGCTTCTTGGTCTTAATGTAACCGCATGGTTAAGCTGGATTTTTGCTAATTTAGTTGGAAGTTTTTTTGCTTCGCTTTTACCGCTTTGGTTACGCGATAGTTTTTCTTTTAGCTTAGTTGGGATGTTTGTTGGCTTGCTATTACTCGGTTGGTTTGCTAGCCGTACGCGTATTCTTGACCTAATCGTTATGGCGATTGCCATTGCAGTTATTGTTTTGACCCATGATATTTTTTCGTCGGATAAAATATTAGAGAACCTTTCTACTCTTATTGCAACGATGGTCGCTGCAACAATTGCTACCATTCTTTTAATGTGGCGCACCAAAAAGACCAAGGTTAAAAACAATGACGCATAA
- a CDS encoding succinate dehydrogenase assembly factor 2 translates to MTGSKAVTIDLDARRRKIIFRAWHRGIREMDLILGQYVDAHVAQMTDLGLDELEHIMSFEDRDLLTWATGEIPVPADVDSPLFRDILDYRTRMEFSA, encoded by the coding sequence ATGACTGGCTCCAAAGCCGTCACCATCGATCTTGATGCTAGAAGACGCAAAATAATTTTTCGCGCTTGGCATCGTGGGATTCGTGAAATGGATCTTATCCTTGGTCAATATGTCGATGCCCATGTGGCACAAATGACAGATCTCGGCCTTGATGAACTAGAACATATTATGTCATTTGAAGATCGCGATCTTCTGACATGGGCAACGGGAGAAATTCCTGTGCCTGCAGATGTTGATTCTCCTTTATTTCGAGACATATTAGATTATCGCACTAGGATGGAATTTTCTGCCTAA
- the mfd gene encoding transcription-repair coupling factor — protein MAVFSKFLLSQISAPHVIIDDVLEGYQPFALAKLVEESGGPILFIGRDGQKLDDIESAIKFINPDLPILQFPAWDCLPYDRVSPSQVISARRLAALGAMAALREKPHQALILTTANAILQRLPPRQALQDELIHARPGQNFAMDKLLEHLSKNGFERVTTVRDIGEYAVRGGIVDLFAPGDSEPVRLDFFGDTLETIRAFDPASQRTTTTRKSFSLQPMSEITLSKERISHFRKAYIQRFGAPQPGDALYESISEGRRFAGMEHWLPLFFDEMETIFDHCGAMPVIFDHLAAEAMDERHALICEYYESRREGELIKGTAQATPYHPLAPDLLYLSPVKLFAAQKQSGQRIDFTPFSMPDVGTARLIHAKTSSVRDFAPERNDDNINLFSAVVDYLAALRAEGKKILLAGWSEGSLDRLCQILDEHGLKKVEKASSLAIVKATPRDRITAGIVTIEHGFVAEDLIVIAEQDILGDRLIRQAKRRKKNANFISESTSLNSGDIVVHVDHGIGRFIGLKTITAAGAPHDCLELHYAGDDRLFLPVENIELLSRFGGEASEAMLDKLGGVAWQARKAKLKKRLLEMAGQLIKIAAERQMRHAPALIPPAGLYDEFIARFPYDETEDQQNAIDAVVDDLGLGRPMDRLICGDVGFGKTEVAIRAAFVAALNGYQVAVVVPTTLLSRQHYKTFVQRFQGLPINIGHASRLVTSKELAATKKGLAEGTVDIVVGTHALLGKTIDFANLGMLIIDEEQHFGVKHKERLKELKSDIHVLTLSATPIPRTLQLALTGVRELSLIATPPVDRMAVRTFISPFDPLILRETLLREHYRGGQSFYVCPRISDLDEVRDFLSNHVPELKVATAHGQMAPGQLDDIMNAFYDGQYDVLLSTSIVESGLDIPTANTLIVHRADMFGLAALYQLRGRVGRSKQRAYALFTLPASRMLTPQAERRLKVLQSLDTLGAGFQLASHDMDIRGAGNLLGDEQSGHIKEVGFELYQQMLEEAVAEMKGTGEVEDSQWSPQIAIGTAVMIPENYVPDVQLRLGLYRRLSDLENAQEIDAFGAELIDRFGAMPLEVQHLLKIVYIKALCRKANVEKVDAGPKGVVIQFRNGTFANGVGLVKYIAEQGSMAKIRPDQSIVFIRDWQSAEKRLNGTALVMTQLSKLAESE, from the coding sequence ATGGCTGTATTTTCAAAATTTTTACTTTCGCAAATTTCCGCCCCTCATGTCATCATTGACGACGTGCTGGAAGGTTATCAACCTTTTGCACTTGCAAAATTAGTGGAGGAATCTGGCGGGCCTATTTTGTTCATTGGTCGTGATGGCCAGAAGCTCGATGATATTGAAAGCGCAATCAAGTTCATCAATCCAGATTTACCAATTTTGCAATTCCCAGCTTGGGATTGCCTGCCCTATGATCGTGTTTCTCCAAGTCAAGTCATTTCAGCGCGTCGCCTTGCCGCCCTTGGTGCGATGGCAGCATTGCGCGAAAAGCCTCATCAGGCACTTATTTTAACGACTGCCAATGCAATTTTACAAAGACTTCCGCCACGCCAAGCCTTACAAGATGAGCTTATTCACGCGCGGCCTGGTCAAAACTTTGCTATGGATAAATTGCTTGAACATCTTAGCAAAAATGGGTTTGAGCGGGTTACGACTGTACGCGATATTGGCGAATATGCGGTACGCGGTGGCATTGTAGATCTTTTTGCGCCAGGCGATAGCGAACCGGTGCGACTTGATTTTTTTGGCGATACGCTTGAAACTATTCGCGCATTTGATCCTGCAAGCCAACGCACAACAACGACGCGTAAAAGCTTTTCCTTACAACCAATGAGCGAAATTACACTTTCTAAAGAGCGGATAAGCCATTTTAGAAAAGCCTATATCCAGCGTTTTGGTGCACCACAGCCAGGTGACGCTCTTTATGAGTCAATCTCTGAAGGTCGTCGTTTCGCTGGCATGGAACATTGGTTGCCATTATTCTTTGACGAGATGGAAACGATTTTTGATCATTGTGGCGCAATGCCGGTTATCTTTGATCATTTGGCAGCAGAAGCCATGGATGAGCGCCATGCGCTCATTTGCGAATACTACGAATCGCGCCGTGAAGGTGAACTTATCAAAGGCACGGCACAGGCAACTCCTTATCATCCGCTAGCACCTGATTTACTTTATCTTTCTCCTGTAAAGCTATTTGCCGCACAAAAGCAAAGTGGTCAACGCATCGACTTTACGCCTTTTTCGATGCCTGATGTTGGAACTGCTCGTCTTATTCACGCTAAAACAAGCAGCGTGCGTGACTTTGCACCTGAACGCAATGATGATAATATCAATCTTTTCAGCGCAGTTGTTGATTATCTTGCAGCATTACGGGCAGAGGGTAAAAAAATATTACTTGCTGGTTGGAGCGAAGGATCGCTTGACCGGCTTTGTCAGATATTAGATGAACATGGCTTGAAAAAAGTCGAAAAAGCCTCATCTCTTGCAATTGTTAAAGCAACACCGCGTGATCGTATTACTGCTGGCATTGTAACCATTGAGCATGGTTTTGTTGCTGAAGACTTAATCGTCATTGCCGAACAAGATATTCTTGGCGACCGACTTATCCGCCAAGCCAAAAGACGCAAGAAAAATGCCAATTTTATTAGCGAATCAACCTCGCTTAATAGCGGCGATATCGTTGTGCATGTCGATCATGGTATTGGACGATTTATTGGCCTTAAAACCATTACAGCAGCAGGCGCCCCCCATGATTGTCTTGAACTTCACTATGCTGGCGATGATCGATTATTTCTACCTGTTGAAAATATTGAACTATTATCGCGCTTTGGTGGTGAAGCGAGCGAGGCAATGCTTGATAAATTGGGCGGTGTTGCCTGGCAAGCGCGCAAAGCCAAGCTTAAAAAGCGCCTACTTGAAATGGCAGGTCAACTCATTAAAATTGCAGCTGAACGGCAAATGCGCCATGCGCCCGCGCTTATTCCACCTGCAGGGCTTTATGACGAATTTATTGCTCGCTTTCCTTATGATGAAACCGAAGACCAGCAAAATGCCATTGATGCAGTGGTTGATGATTTGGGTCTTGGCCGCCCTATGGACCGCCTTATTTGCGGAGATGTTGGCTTTGGCAAAACTGAAGTTGCTATTCGTGCGGCCTTTGTTGCCGCTCTTAATGGCTATCAAGTTGCCGTTGTCGTGCCAACCACCCTTCTCTCACGCCAACATTACAAAACCTTTGTGCAACGCTTCCAAGGCCTGCCAATTAATATTGGTCACGCATCGCGCCTTGTCACATCCAAAGAATTAGCCGCGACTAAAAAGGGCCTTGCCGAAGGAACGGTCGATATTGTTGTCGGTACTCATGCTTTGCTTGGCAAGACTATAGATTTTGCTAATTTAGGCATGCTTATTATTGATGAAGAGCAGCATTTTGGTGTTAAGCACAAGGAGCGGTTAAAAGAGCTAAAAAGCGATATTCATGTTTTAACTCTTTCTGCAACGCCTATTCCACGCACATTGCAACTTGCTTTAACTGGCGTTCGTGAATTATCACTTATTGCAACGCCGCCAGTGGATCGTATGGCTGTGCGCACCTTTATCTCGCCTTTTGATCCTTTGATTTTGCGTGAAACCTTATTGCGTGAGCATTATCGCGGTGGGCAAAGTTTTTATGTTTGCCCTAGAATTTCAGACCTTGATGAAGTGCGCGATTTTTTAAGCAACCATGTGCCTGAATTAAAGGTAGCAACCGCTCATGGTCAAATGGCACCAGGTCAGCTAGATGATATAATGAATGCCTTTTATGATGGGCAATATGATGTATTGCTTTCAACCTCTATTGTTGAATCTGGACTGGATATTCCAACAGCCAATACACTCATCGTTCACCGCGCCGACATGTTTGGCCTTGCTGCGCTTTATCAATTACGCGGTCGTGTTGGTCGCTCCAAACAACGTGCTTATGCCTTGTTTACTTTGCCAGCTTCGCGCATGCTCACGCCACAAGCAGAGCGGCGTTTAAAAGTATTGCAATCCCTTGATACTCTAGGTGCAGGTTTCCAACTTGCAAGCCACGACATGGATATTCGTGGGGCGGGCAATCTTCTTGGTGATGAGCAATCAGGCCATATTAAAGAGGTTGGCTTTGAGCTTTATCAACAAATGTTGGAAGAAGCTGTTGCTGAAATGAAGGGAACCGGCGAAGTAGAAGACAGCCAGTGGTCACCGCAAATTGCTATTGGTACGGCAGTGATGATTCCAGAAAATTATGTACCTGATGTACAGCTACGCCTTGGGCTATATCGCCGTCTTTCAGACCTTGAAAACGCGCAAGAAATTGATGCTTTTGGTGCGGAACTTATTGATCGCTTTGGCGCAATGCCATTAGAAGTTCAGCATTTATTAAAGATTGTTTACATTAAAGCTC